Proteins co-encoded in one Campylobacter ornithocola genomic window:
- a CDS encoding amino acid ABC transporter permease, translating to MHCKFNERKKISLKIFIINAFLLAFLLFLFFYLSFLSASYNFDFRAIFEYKDKMVQGFFVTFLISILSLVVGVIFALILCYMSLCKIVLFNMFARIFIELIRGTPLLVQILLIYYIFADNLGLDNRYVCGVLILALFASAYICEIFRAGILSVNKIQYESAKALGLSEFEIYKSVIFPQALKNILAPLSGQFSNLIKDSSLLSVIAISELTQNAQEINAFTFSTLEIYIPLALCYLVLTLPISMFSRKLEKSFS from the coding sequence ATGCATTGTAAATTCAACGAGCGTAAAAAAATCAGTCTAAAGATATTTATAATCAATGCATTTTTATTGGCATTTTTATTATTTTTATTTTTTTATTTATCTTTTTTAAGTGCTAGCTATAATTTTGATTTTAGAGCTATTTTTGAATATAAAGATAAAATGGTGCAAGGTTTTTTTGTAACTTTCCTTATTAGTATTTTATCTTTGGTTGTGGGTGTAATTTTTGCGTTGATTTTATGCTATATGAGTCTTTGTAAAATTGTGCTTTTTAACATGTTTGCAAGGATTTTTATAGAGCTTATTAGAGGAACACCTTTACTTGTACAAATTTTATTGATTTATTATATTTTTGCTGATAATTTAGGACTTGATAATCGTTATGTTTGTGGAGTTTTGATTTTAGCTTTATTTGCTAGTGCTTATATTTGTGAGATATTTAGAGCAGGAATTTTAAGTGTAAATAAAATACAATATGAAAGTGCTAAGGCTTTGGGCTTGAGTGAATTTGAAATTTATAAAAGTGTAATTTTTCCCCAAGCTTTAAAAAATATCTTAGCACCTTTAAGTGGGCAATTTAGTAATTTAATCAAAGATAGCTCGCTCTTGAGTGTGATAGCCATTTCAGAGCTAACTCAAAATGCTCAAGAAATCAATGCTTTTACCTTTTCTACTTTAGAAATTTACATTCCTTTAGCACTTTGTTATTTAGTTTTAACTTTACCCATTTCCATGTTTTCAAGAAAGCTTGAAAAGAGTTTTTCTTAA
- a CDS encoding NAD+ synthase, whose translation MNYTKLQELLINFIKEQAGYKNLILGLSGGIDSALVAHLCKKAVGEKLFVLLMPTKHSKKENLDDALMLCEYLQIHHKIIYIDEVLCAYEKICQDLNPLRFGNLAARVRMSLLYDYSALHNALVVGTSNKSELMLGYGTIYGDLACAFNPLATLYKSEVFEFAKFIGVHENFIKKAPSADLWPNQSDEKDLGYKYEVLDEVLKALENNQSLEKFDENLKNLVLERVQNNAFKRKLPTTLKNTYDLA comes from the coding sequence ATGAATTATACAAAATTACAAGAATTATTGATCAATTTTATAAAAGAACAAGCAGGATATAAAAATCTCATCTTAGGCTTAAGTGGTGGGATAGATTCAGCTTTAGTAGCTCATCTTTGCAAAAAAGCAGTGGGCGAAAAACTTTTTGTGCTTTTAATGCCTACAAAACATTCTAAAAAAGAAAATTTAGATGATGCATTAATGCTTTGTGAGTATTTGCAAATTCACCATAAGATCATTTATATTGATGAAGTACTTTGTGCTTATGAAAAAATTTGTCAAGACTTAAACCCTTTACGTTTTGGAAATTTAGCTGCAAGAGTGCGTATGAGTTTACTTTATGATTATTCAGCCTTGCATAATGCTTTGGTAGTAGGCACTTCTAATAAAAGTGAACTTATGCTTGGTTATGGGACTATTTATGGAGATTTAGCTTGTGCTTTTAATCCTTTAGCTACACTTTATAAAAGTGAAGTTTTTGAATTTGCTAAATTTATAGGCGTGCATGAAAATTTCATCAAAAAAGCTCCTAGTGCTGATCTTTGGCCAAATCAAAGCGATGAAAAAGATCTTGGCTATAAATATGAAGTTTTAGATGAAGTTTTAAAAGCTTTAGAAAATAATCAAAGCTTGGAAAAATTTGATGAGAATTTAAAAAATTTAGTCTTAGAGCGTGTGCAAAATAATGCCTTTAAAAGAAAACTTCCAACAACATTAAAGAATACATATGACTTGGCTTGA
- a CDS encoding agmatine deiminase family protein, with protein MRKSIAEWQEQELLLLSLPHINSDWKPYLEEILQSYEEFVKAVANFQKVLLIAPSEKDFQRFKHIKNVDFFKCDTNDTWIRDFGAIDVREDEKIIGLDFIFNAWGDKFQSTLDNAVNSKLFAQKLSGKLEKIDLILEGGSIDFNGQGVMLTTSACLLNENRNSHLNKEQIEAKLKEIFGLKQIIWLNHGYIKGDDTDHHIDTLARFINEKTIAYCICKDENDEHYKPLKAMEEELKKTGFDLLELPLPKPLYFEGKRLGATYANFVFVNGGLIVPTYNDENDALVLENLQKTCKDRKVVGVDARVFLRQNGSLHCSCQNRYEGQR; from the coding sequence ATGAGAAAAAGCATAGCAGAATGGCAAGAACAAGAGCTACTTTTACTTTCCTTGCCTCATATAAATAGCGATTGGAAGCCTTATTTAGAAGAGATTTTGCAAAGCTATGAAGAATTTGTTAAAGCTGTGGCAAATTTTCAAAAAGTTTTACTTATAGCACCAAGTGAAAAAGACTTTCAAAGGTTTAAACATATAAAAAACGTTGATTTTTTTAAATGTGATACTAATGATACTTGGATTAGAGATTTTGGTGCAATTGATGTGCGTGAAGATGAAAAAATTATAGGGCTTGATTTTATTTTTAATGCTTGGGGAGATAAATTTCAAAGCACTTTAGATAATGCGGTAAATTCAAAGCTTTTTGCGCAAAAATTATCTGGAAAATTAGAAAAAATTGATCTTATCTTAGAAGGTGGGAGTATTGATTTTAATGGGCAAGGAGTAATGCTTACAACGAGTGCTTGTTTGTTAAATGAAAATAGAAATTCACATTTAAATAAAGAGCAAATTGAAGCCAAGTTAAAAGAAATTTTTGGCTTAAAACAAATTATATGGTTAAATCATGGTTATATAAAAGGCGATGATACTGATCATCACATAGATACTCTAGCAAGATTTATCAATGAAAAAACCATTGCTTATTGTATATGTAAAGATGAAAACGATGAGCATTATAAACCCTTAAAAGCTATGGAAGAGGAGCTTAAAAAAACAGGATTTGATTTATTAGAACTTCCTTTACCTAAGCCTTTATATTTTGAAGGTAAAAGACTTGGTGCTACTTATGCAAATTTTGTTTTTGTTAATGGTGGCTTGATAGTGCCAACTTATAATGATGAAAACGATGCTTTGGTATTAGAAAATTTACAAAAAACATGCAAAGATAGAAAAGTAGTAGGGGTTGATGCAAGAGTGTTTTTAAGACAAAATGGTTCTTTGCATTGTTCTTGTCAAAACCGCTATGAAGGTCAAAGATGA
- the thrC gene encoding threonine synthase, translated as MLLHSTQDKNHQVSFSKALLSPSAPNNALYAPLNLPKLDNEALKNLNYKELALKIIAAFDFDLELEVFENALKTYENFDDKTCPICLRKINDKLYINELFHGPTRAFKDMALQPFGVLLEYLKKDDDFLIMCATSGDTGPATLKSFENKKGIKVVCIYPNEGTSKTQALQMTHSNASNLKSIAIEGNFDDAQNALKTLLNDEDFKNTLKEEKLSLSAANSVNFGRILFQIIYHYYASLKIDKTIDIIVPSGNFGDALGAYYAKKMGANIGKIKIASNSNNILSEFFNTGKYDLRNKSLQKTISPAMDILISSNIERLLFDKFKYERTKELMQTLTNEKYYELSQKELELLQEDFEADFCNDDLCMQYIKQYSHLGLLDPHTCTCFKMLDPNTTTLITSTAQWSKFTPSMYQAIYDKECQDEQACMQKLAKEFNQEIHPNIANLFTSTQKQNQVCKLENLKQTIIEWIKQ; from the coding sequence ATGTTGCTACACTCAACCCAAGATAAAAACCATCAAGTAAGCTTTTCAAAGGCCTTGCTTAGCCCTAGTGCACCTAATAATGCTTTATACGCTCCACTTAATCTACCAAAGCTTGACAATGAAGCTTTAAAAAATTTAAACTACAAAGAATTAGCTTTGAAAATCATCGCGGCTTTTGATTTTGATTTAGAGCTTGAAGTTTTTGAAAATGCTTTGAAAACTTATGAGAATTTTGATGATAAAACCTGCCCTATTTGTTTAAGAAAAATTAATGATAAGCTTTATATTAATGAATTATTCCATGGGCCAACAAGAGCTTTTAAAGACATGGCCTTACAGCCTTTTGGCGTACTTTTGGAATACTTAAAAAAAGATGATGATTTTTTAATCATGTGTGCTACAAGTGGTGATACAGGACCTGCTACACTAAAAAGCTTTGAAAATAAAAAAGGTATAAAGGTAGTTTGCATTTACCCAAATGAAGGTACAAGTAAAACTCAAGCTTTGCAAATGACACACTCAAATGCAAGTAATTTAAAATCAATAGCCATTGAAGGTAATTTTGATGATGCACAAAATGCTCTAAAAACACTTTTAAATGATGAGGATTTTAAAAATACTTTAAAAGAAGAAAAGCTAAGTCTAAGTGCTGCAAATTCAGTCAATTTTGGAAGAATACTTTTTCAAATCATCTATCATTATTATGCTAGTTTGAAAATTGACAAAACAATAGACATCATCGTTCCAAGTGGAAATTTTGGTGATGCTTTAGGAGCTTATTATGCTAAAAAAATGGGAGCAAATATAGGTAAAATTAAAATTGCTTCCAATTCAAACAATATCTTAAGTGAGTTTTTTAATACAGGCAAATATGATTTAAGAAATAAAAGCTTGCAAAAAACTATTTCTCCTGCTATGGATATACTCATATCATCAAATATAGAAAGATTGCTTTTTGATAAATTTAAATATGAACGTACCAAAGAACTAATGCAAACTTTAACAAATGAGAAATATTATGAGCTTAGCCAAAAAGAACTAGAGCTTTTACAAGAAGACTTTGAAGCTGATTTTTGCAATGATGATTTATGTATGCAATATATCAAACAATACAGCCACTTAGGACTTTTAGATCCTCACACTTGTACTTGCTTTAAAATGCTTGATCCTAACACCACTACACTCATCACTTCCACAGCACAATGGAGTAAATTTACACCAAGTATGTATCAAGCAATTTATGATAAAGAATGTCAAGATGAACAAGCTTGCATGCAAAAACTTGCAAAAGAATTTAACCAAGAAATTCATCCAAATATTGCAAACTTATTTACAAGTACGCAAAAGCAAAATCAAGTTTGCAAGCTTGAAAATCTAAAACAAACTATTATAGAATGGATAAAACAATGA
- the dsbD gene encoding protein-disulfide reductase DsbD, whose protein sequence is MRFLIVFLFFFNFIFANNGVLSLNEAFKLNSYSNNQGIFLKINLADRIYLYKDQIKVELDSNDITSLLNFPPTQTREDKEVIFSQLELFIPQLLLNDFVKNNKAKLSLTYQGCSEEGLCYRPVYVNYKLNKQNGIYTINSTKDQFKNQNEDEQIANDLSTQNIFITLLTFFGYGLLLALTPCILPMIPILSSLIAMKLKDKPSKKHSFYLSFIYVFFMSLAYAIAGALVGLAGANVQGLLQQPWIIITFASIFILLSLSMFGLYELQLPLKFQNFINKKIEGKNGVFGVAIMGFLSALIVGPCVAAPLAGALLYITNSGDVFLGGLSLFAMSFGMGVPLLLIGLGGSFLKSGAWMLKVKIFFGFIMLIMAVWMLERILSANIVLILYGVIGVFFASFMGLFDEAKTNFDKFKKASMILVLAYSLSLILGGSMGSKSLLKPLEFNLAIKENGPSLNFKTIKNLKELEQELQNSTKPIMLEFTATWCENCKLLEEYTFKDIKVKNLLANYTLLKADITHNTQEDLALMKEFGVFGPPVIIFFDKSEEKGRIIGYVDANDFLNKVPR, encoded by the coding sequence ATGCGTTTTTTAATAGTATTTTTATTTTTTTTTAATTTCATTTTTGCCAATAATGGAGTTTTATCACTCAACGAAGCCTTCAAGCTTAATTCTTATAGTAATAACCAAGGAATTTTTTTAAAAATTAATCTTGCAGATAGAATTTATCTTTATAAAGATCAAATCAAAGTGGAATTAGACTCAAACGATATCACTTCTTTATTAAATTTTCCACCAACTCAAACTAGAGAAGATAAAGAGGTAATTTTTAGCCAACTTGAACTTTTTATACCTCAATTATTATTAAATGATTTTGTTAAAAACAACAAAGCAAAACTTTCCTTAACTTATCAAGGTTGCTCAGAAGAAGGTTTATGTTATCGCCCTGTATATGTAAACTATAAGCTAAATAAACAGAATGGAATTTATACTATAAACTCAACTAAAGATCAGTTTAAAAATCAAAATGAAGATGAGCAAATTGCTAATGATTTAAGCACGCAAAATATATTCATCACTCTTTTAACTTTTTTTGGCTATGGATTGTTGCTAGCACTTACTCCTTGTATTTTACCGATGATTCCTATTCTTTCTTCATTAATTGCTATGAAGCTTAAAGATAAACCATCTAAAAAACATAGCTTTTATTTATCTTTTATCTATGTCTTTTTTATGTCTTTAGCTTATGCTATAGCAGGAGCTTTGGTAGGACTTGCAGGAGCTAACGTGCAGGGTTTATTACAACAGCCTTGGATTATCATTACTTTTGCTAGTATTTTTATACTACTCTCGCTTTCTATGTTTGGACTTTATGAATTACAACTTCCACTTAAATTTCAAAATTTTATTAATAAAAAAATAGAAGGTAAAAACGGTGTTTTTGGCGTAGCCATCATGGGATTTTTATCAGCTCTTATTGTAGGACCTTGCGTGGCTGCACCTTTAGCAGGAGCCTTGCTTTACATTACAAACAGCGGAGATGTCTTTTTAGGAGGACTTTCATTATTTGCAATGAGTTTTGGTATGGGCGTGCCTTTACTTTTAATAGGACTTGGAGGAAGCTTTTTAAAAAGTGGAGCTTGGATGCTTAAAGTAAAAATTTTCTTTGGTTTTATCATGCTCATCATGGCAGTTTGGATGCTAGAAAGAATACTTAGTGCAAATATCGTTTTAATACTTTATGGTGTTATAGGGGTATTTTTTGCTAGTTTTATGGGTTTATTTGATGAAGCAAAAACTAATTTTGATAAATTTAAAAAAGCAAGTATGATTTTAGTTTTAGCTTATAGTTTAAGTCTAATTTTAGGTGGCTCAATGGGTTCAAAAAGCTTGCTAAAACCTCTTGAGTTTAATCTTGCTATAAAAGAAAATGGTCCTAGTTTAAATTTTAAAACAATTAAAAATTTAAAAGAACTTGAACAAGAATTACAAAATTCAACCAAACCCATCATGCTTGAATTTACAGCCACTTGGTGTGAGAACTGTAAACTTTTAGAAGAATATACTTTTAAAGACATTAAGGTAAAAAATTTACTTGCTAACTACACCCTTTTAAAAGCAGATATAACACACAATACCCAAGAAGATTTAGCCCTTATGAAAGAATTTGGAGTTTTTGGACCTCCTGTAATAATATTTTTTGATAAAAGTGAAGAAAAAGGACGTATTATAGGCTATGTAGATGCAAATGATTTTTTAAATAAAGTTCCCCGATGA
- a CDS encoding tetraacyldisaccharide 4'-kinase, translated as MTWLDRYFFKPNFLQKTLAFLLLPFSFLYMIIAILNTKFKKELDFNLPIISIGNLTLGGNGKTPICKAIAAEFENCFIILRGYKRQSKGLIVVKNKNEILCSIKESGDEAMEYALTKHISGVIVSEDRVKGIHKAIELGAKIILLDDAFSKFHIKKLNILLQSKDEPFFDFTLPSGAYRLPKSFAKKADFIAKENEDFVRYSHVKENQKAVLISSIAKPFRLYEHFIKARACYFFADHYTFQKEELEKLLKKHNCDTLMLTFKDYVKVKDFGFKTELIHLDIILKDNFKQVLQNYIDKFNKKEENVATLNPR; from the coding sequence ATGACTTGGCTTGATCGCTATTTTTTTAAACCTAATTTTTTGCAAAAAACTCTAGCCTTTTTGCTTTTGCCTTTTAGCTTTTTATATATGATTATAGCTATTTTAAATACTAAATTTAAAAAAGAACTTGATTTTAATTTACCCATTATAAGCATAGGTAATCTAACACTAGGAGGCAATGGAAAAACTCCTATTTGCAAAGCCATAGCAGCTGAGTTTGAAAATTGTTTTATCATCTTAAGAGGCTATAAAAGACAAAGTAAAGGTTTAATCGTCGTTAAAAATAAAAATGAAATTTTATGTAGTATTAAAGAAAGTGGCGATGAAGCTATGGAATATGCACTTACAAAGCATATTAGCGGAGTTATAGTTAGTGAAGACAGAGTTAAAGGAATACACAAAGCTATCGAACTTGGAGCAAAAATCATACTTTTAGATGATGCTTTTTCTAAATTTCATATTAAAAAACTTAATATTTTATTGCAAAGTAAAGATGAGCCATTTTTTGATTTTACCCTACCTAGCGGGGCTTATCGTTTGCCAAAATCTTTTGCTAAAAAAGCTGATTTTATAGCTAAAGAAAATGAAGACTTTGTGCGTTATTCTCATGTAAAAGAAAATCAAAAAGCGGTTTTAATAAGCTCTATTGCAAAGCCTTTTAGATTATATGAGCATTTTATCAAAGCTAGGGCTTGTTATTTTTTTGCCGATCATTATACTTTTCAAAAAGAAGAATTAGAAAAACTTTTAAAAAAACACAACTGCGATACCTTAATGCTAACCTTTAAAGACTATGTAAAAGTAAAAGACTTTGGTTTTAAAACCGAGCTTATTCATCTTGATATTATTTTAAAAGATAACTTTAAGCAAGTTTTGCAAAATTATATTGATAAATTTAACAAAAAGGAAGAAAATGTTGCTACACTCAACCCAAGATAA
- a CDS encoding transporter substrate-binding domain-containing protein — protein MKKIILLFALFFTLNAKELIVGMELAYPPFEMSDTKGNPSGISVEFLQAFAEEKNYDLKIQNIAWDGLIPALKTQKIDLIMSSMSISEQRKKVIDFTIPYAKANLAILSAKKSNINSIEDLNQKGKILALKRGSSAHLYAQKNLKNAKILVFDKENAAILEVIQAKADAFIYDQMSIYKAWKKHPEQTKAIFTPFEKTPEQWAIALNKNNTKLKEELNEFILKSKENGFFDKLSQKYLKDIKEVFKEQNLEFFF, from the coding sequence ATGAAAAAAATTATTTTACTGTTTGCGTTGTTTTTTACACTCAATGCAAAAGAATTAATCGTGGGTATGGAGTTGGCTTATCCTCCTTTTGAAATGAGTGATACTAAAGGTAATCCAAGTGGCATTAGCGTAGAGTTTTTACAAGCCTTTGCTGAAGAAAAAAACTATGATTTAAAAATTCAAAACATAGCTTGGGATGGGCTTATACCTGCTTTAAAAACTCAAAAAATAGATCTAATTATGTCTTCTATGAGTATAAGTGAGCAAAGAAAAAAAGTAATAGATTTCACTATACCTTATGCTAAGGCAAATTTAGCAATATTAAGTGCTAAAAAATCAAATATTAATTCCATAGAAGATTTAAACCAAAAAGGAAAAATCCTTGCTTTAAAAAGAGGGTCAAGTGCACATTTGTATGCTCAAAAAAACCTTAAAAATGCAAAAATCTTAGTATTTGATAAAGAAAACGCAGCTATTTTGGAAGTCATTCAAGCTAAAGCTGATGCTTTTATTTATGATCAGATGAGTATTTATAAGGCATGGAAAAAACATCCTGAACAAACCAAAGCTATTTTCACTCCTTTTGAAAAAACTCCTGAACAATGGGCTATAGCTTTAAATAAAAACAATACCAAACTAAAAGAAGAGCTCAATGAATTTATTTTAAAATCTAAAGAAAATGGCTTTTTTGACAAACTAAGTCAAAAATATCTAAAAGATATAAAAGAAGTTTTTAAAGAACAAAACCTTGAGTTTTTCTTTTAA
- the aac(6') gene encoding aminoglycoside 6'-N-acetyltransferase: MDHFKIYQANINDLEDVLILASLLFNKPIVKLKHEFENILKDQKYAVFLLKIQQLCIGLAYVSIRYDYVEGSSNTPVGYLEGIYIRENFRKKYYAKKLLTYCEQWILNQKISEFASDCELQNVDSFNFHIQCGFKEANKIICFIKKLN, encoded by the coding sequence TTGGATCATTTTAAAATTTACCAAGCAAACATTAATGATTTAGAAGATGTATTAATATTAGCAAGTTTATTATTTAATAAACCCATTGTAAAATTAAAGCATGAATTTGAAAATATATTAAAAGATCAAAAATATGCTGTATTTTTACTTAAAATACAACAATTGTGCATAGGTTTAGCTTATGTTAGTATAAGATATGATTATGTAGAAGGTAGCTCTAATACTCCCGTAGGATATTTAGAAGGAATTTACATTAGAGAAAATTTTAGAAAAAAATATTATGCAAAAAAATTACTGACATATTGCGAACAATGGATTTTAAACCAAAAAATTAGTGAATTTGCTAGTGATTGCGAATTACAAAATGTTGATAGTTTTAATTTTCATATTCAATGTGGCTTCAAAGAAGCTAATAAAATTATTTGTTTTATAAAAAAACTAAATTAA
- the ppk2 gene encoding polyphosphate kinase 2, producing the protein MDKKFTLIKIKKSTLEYESELKRLQIELLKFQNYVKDKGLKVLILIEGRDAAGKGGAIKRLIEHLNPRGCRVVALEKPSDVEKTQWYFQRYVTHLPAAGEIVIFDRSWYNRAGVEPVMGFCTPNEHKKFLREVASFEEMLLDSGILFFKFYFSVSKQEQKRRFEQRRKDPLKQYKLSPVDEKSQELWDKYTLAKYSMLLASNTPKCPWVIINSDNKKKARINLFKYLLNILKYPNKIKNKYFKYDKNLVRSGEEEIRKMELSLNDEKLKKFDKQ; encoded by the coding sequence ATGGATAAAAAATTTACTCTCATCAAGATAAAAAAATCAACTCTTGAGTATGAAAGCGAGCTTAAAAGATTACAAATTGAACTTTTAAAATTTCAAAACTATGTTAAAGATAAAGGTTTAAAAGTTTTAATTTTAATCGAAGGACGTGATGCTGCAGGAAAAGGTGGTGCTATTAAAAGATTAATTGAACATTTAAATCCTAGAGGTTGTCGCGTGGTAGCACTTGAAAAACCAAGCGATGTAGAAAAAACTCAGTGGTACTTTCAGCGTTACGTGACACATTTGCCCGCTGCTGGTGAAATAGTAATTTTTGATAGATCTTGGTATAATAGAGCAGGAGTTGAACCTGTTATGGGGTTTTGTACTCCAAATGAGCACAAAAAATTCCTACGCGAAGTAGCTTCTTTTGAAGAAATGTTACTTGATAGTGGGATTTTATTTTTCAAGTTTTATTTTTCTGTCTCTAAACAGGAACAAAAAAGGCGTTTTGAGCAAAGAAGAAAAGATCCTCTTAAGCAATATAAACTTTCTCCTGTTGATGAGAAATCACAAGAATTATGGGATAAATATACTCTAGCAAAATATTCTATGCTTTTGGCATCAAATACCCCAAAATGTCCTTGGGTGATCATCAATTCAGATAATAAGAAGAAGGCAAGAATAAATTTATTTAAATATTTATTAAATATTTTGAAATATCCAAATAAAATTAAAAACAAATACTTTAAATATGACAAAAATTTAGTACGTAGTGGCGAGGAAGAAATTCGTAAAATGGAGCTTAGTTTAAATGATGAAAAACTTAAAAAATTTGATAAACAATAA
- the kdsB gene encoding 3-deoxy-manno-octulosonate cytidylyltransferase — translation MIIIPARLKSSRFENKILCEIHNLPMFIYTAKKMQEVDEVCVALDDEEVLKIAQKHNIKAVLTSKNHESGTDRINEACQILNLNENELIINVQADEPFIETQNIKKFKEFSQKSFEDELCFMSSCYKEVDAKACDDPNLVKVVTDSNDYALYFSRSKIPYERANYKQNFKAHLGIYAYRVKNLQEFCTLKNSALEECEKLEQLRALENGKKIKMLKIQSQSIGIDTKEDYKRALAKFGSF, via the coding sequence ATGATAATCATACCAGCAAGATTAAAATCAAGTCGTTTTGAAAATAAAATTTTATGCGAAATTCATAATTTACCAATGTTTATTTATACAGCTAAAAAAATGCAAGAAGTTGATGAAGTGTGTGTGGCGCTTGATGATGAAGAGGTTTTAAAAATAGCACAAAAACACAATATAAAAGCAGTTTTAACAAGTAAAAATCATGAAAGTGGCACTGATAGGATCAACGAGGCTTGTCAAATTTTAAACCTAAATGAAAATGAACTTATCATTAATGTTCAAGCTGATGAGCCTTTTATAGAAACACAAAATATCAAAAAATTTAAAGAATTTAGCCAAAAATCTTTTGAAGATGAGCTTTGTTTTATGAGTAGTTGTTATAAAGAAGTAGATGCAAAAGCTTGCGATGATCCAAATTTGGTTAAAGTAGTTACTGATAGTAATGATTATGCTTTATATTTTTCAAGATCTAAAATTCCTTATGAAAGAGCAAATTATAAACAAAATTTCAAAGCTCACCTTGGAATTTATGCATATAGAGTTAAAAATTTACAAGAATTTTGTACTTTGAAAAACTCAGCCCTTGAAGAATGCGAAAAACTAGAGCAATTAAGAGCCTTAGAAAATGGCAAAAAAATCAAAATGCTAAAAATACAAAGTCAAAGCATAGGTATAGATACAAAAGAAGATTACAAAAGGGCTTTAGCTAAATTTGGATCATTTTAA
- a CDS encoding MBL fold metallo-hydrolase — MRILKQPCGMYETNCYIIDHKNKQIIIDPGENAYKFIKENASKPLAILNTHGHYDHVYDNAKVKKAYEIPLFIHKDDAFMLKDPFNYGFEHSNADVLIENENEFSVDEFKFKFHHFPGHTPGCCMIELVGEDVLFSGDFLFYRSIGRWDFPYSDATKMKESLLKVLAYEKDFKLFPGHGEESTLKEEQKAIPAWLRYFH, encoded by the coding sequence ATGCGTATTTTAAAACAACCATGTGGAATGTATGAGACAAATTGTTATATCATAGATCATAAAAACAAGCAAATCATCATCGATCCAGGTGAAAATGCTTATAAATTTATCAAAGAAAACGCAAGTAAACCTTTGGCTATTTTAAATACTCATGGTCATTATGATCATGTTTATGATAATGCTAAAGTTAAAAAGGCTTATGAAATTCCACTTTTTATCCATAAAGATGATGCTTTTATGTTAAAAGATCCTTTTAATTATGGTTTTGAGCATTCAAATGCTGATGTGTTAATAGAAAATGAAAATGAATTTAGTGTAGATGAGTTTAAGTTTAAATTTCATCATTTCCCAGGGCATACTCCAGGGTGTTGTATGATAGAACTTGTGGGTGAAGATGTGCTTTTTAGTGGGGATTTTTTATTTTACCGTAGTATTGGTAGATGGGACTTTCCTTATTCAGATGCAACTAAGATGAAAGAGAGTTTATTGAAAGTTTTAGCTTATGAAAAAGATTTTAAACTTTTTCCAGGGCATGGGGAAGAAAGCACTCTAAAAGAAGAACAAAAAGCAATTCCTGCTTGGTTAAGGTATTTTCACTAA
- a CDS encoding MOSC domain-containing protein, with the protein MSSIKSLQIGKIKNYNTFHSAFIKDIYLNSLQIYVDRILDNEIADKIHHGNLEKVVFANSVQNYTLWNNYLNKYLNFGEMGENLSIEGLDENKVCCGDIHEIGTCILQVSQPRKPCFKISSIHKYSNFTQEIFKSGKTGWYYRVLKEGIINKNEKIKILQKDKTDLSIMELNQLFFNPFENLNSLEKLEKISTLAKGWKESIYARLNHTYDNSYMFI; encoded by the coding sequence ATGAGTTCCATTAAATCTTTACAAATTGGCAAAATCAAAAATTACAACACATTTCATTCAGCTTTTATTAAAGATATCTATTTAAATTCTTTACAAATCTATGTAGATCGTATTCTTGATAACGAAATAGCTGATAAAATTCATCATGGAAATTTGGAAAAAGTTGTTTTTGCAAATAGTGTTCAAAATTATACTTTATGGAATAATTATTTAAACAAATACTTAAATTTTGGAGAAATGGGAGAAAATTTAAGTATTGAAGGTTTAGATGAAAATAAAGTTTGCTGTGGAGATATACATGAAATCGGTACTTGTATTTTACAAGTAAGTCAACCACGCAAACCTTGTTTCAAGATTTCTAGCATACATAAGTACTCAAATTTTACTCAAGAAATTTTTAAAAGTGGAAAAACAGGCTGGTACTATAGAGTTTTAAAAGAAGGAATAATAAATAAAAATGAGAAAATCAAAATTTTACAAAAAGATAAAACCGACTTAAGTATTATGGAATTAAATCAATTATTTTTCAATCCTTTTGAAAATTTAAACTCTTTAGAAAAATTAGAAAAAATTTCCACCCTAGCAAAAGGATGGAAAGAAAGTATTTATGCTAGATTAAATCATACTTATGATAATTCTTACATGTTTATTTAA